Proteins from a single region of Acidimicrobiales bacterium:
- a CDS encoding nuclear transport factor 2 family protein, translating into SEKEPDMPVIERFVECYAARDWDGLAECLSDDGFERIGPYVDVIGSKEEYLAFLRRVVPTLEGDYELQASRIAYVDDGLGFAELIEHLQVDGAMVDIPEVIVFGLDGKGHINRMRLYLQQPGGEAPVGGKAAMGRQDA; encoded by the coding sequence CAGCGAGAAGGAGCCTGACATGCCGGTGATCGAGCGGTTCGTGGAGTGCTACGCGGCCCGGGACTGGGACGGCCTCGCCGAGTGCCTGTCCGACGACGGCTTCGAGCGCATCGGCCCGTACGTCGACGTGATCGGCAGCAAGGAGGAGTACCTCGCCTTCCTGCGCCGGGTCGTGCCCACCCTGGAGGGTGACTACGAGCTGCAGGCCAGCCGCATCGCCTACGTGGACGACGGGCTGGGCTTCGCCGAGTTGATCGAGCACCTCCAGGTGGACGGGGCGATGGTCGACATCCCCGAGGTGATCGTGTTCGGCCTCGACGGCAAGGGCCACATCAACCGCATGCGCCTCTACCTGCAGCAGCCGGGCGGCGAGGCGCCGGTGGGCGGCAAGGCGGCGATGGGCCGCCAGGACGCATGA